A window of Desulfotignum phosphitoxidans DSM 13687 genomic DNA:
AAGCCGCCAGCAGGATCAGAATCATGACCGATGGAATCGCCAGCACAATGTCGGCCAGACGCATGAGAACCTGGTCCACCCACCCCCCCTGCCAGGCGGCAACCAGTCCGATCACGGATCCCAGGACCAGGCCGGCGGATGCCGCCGTCAGCCCGAAGATCAGGGTGTTTCTCAATCCGGACAGCAGTTCGGCGAAAATATCCATGCCCCCGTCGTTGATGCCCAGCCAGTGCCGGGCTGACGGCGGATCCAGCGGGATAAAAGAGGTGTCGTAGGGATCCCAGGGCATCAGCACGGGCCCGAAAACGGCCAGGCAAAACAGCAGGCCCAGCAGGACGGCCCCCGTGAGAAACCAGGGGTCCGTCCTGATCGTTTGTCCGGCATCAAGATGCATGGGCCACCCGGGGATCCAGCAGGATATAGATAAATTCCAGGGCCAGGTTGATTCCCAGCACCATGATGGATGCCGCCAGGACAATGCCCTGGATCAACGGCAGGTCCCGCATGGCAATGGCATTGAAAAGCAGGGTGCCCAGGCCGGGATAGGAAAACAGGGTTTCCACCACCAGGGCCCCTGTGATCATAAAGGCAAACCGCAGCCCGAACCGGGTCACCAGGGGCAACAGCGCGTTGCGGGCCGCATGGGCGTACCGCACCCGCAATGGCGGCAGCCCCTTGGCCCGGGCCGTTAACACAAACGGGCTTTTCATCACCATGACCATGCCGGCCCGGGCCAGCAGAAAATTGCCGGGAAAATAGGCCAGAACCAGGGTGGTCAAGGGCAGGGCCAGGTGGTGCAGCCGATCCGCCGCCTGCTGCACAAAGGTGTGATCGGCATACGCGGTCTGGGCCCCGGCTGCGGGAAACCAGCCCAGATTCAACGCAAATACCAGCAGCAGCAGCACCCCGGAGCACAGTTCCGGAATCCCTTCCAGCACGGTCATGAGGCCCACCCCGGCTTTTTCCGTGCGGGTGCCCCGCCGCCAGGCCGCTTCCACGCCCAGCACAAATCCCAGAATCGAAGACAGCACATGGGCCGTGCCCATGAGCACCAGGGTCCAGGGAAGGGCATCGAAAAACAGGGCCGCCACGGGGGCCTGAAACGCGTAGGAATACCCCCAGTCCAGGCAAAAGACCCGGCCTAAAAACGCCGTGAATCCGGAATCATCCTGGTACAGGGCCCGAAGGTCCGCAGCCTGCTCTGCCGTGAGGGTGACATCGGAAGCCCCGTACATGGCCGTGACAAAATCACCGGGCAGCATCCGGGGCAGGCTGTGGCTCAGAAACGCCAGGATCAGGGCCGCAGCCAGATAGGCCAGCACGGGGGTCAGCCAGGTATGTCGGTCAGAAGCTTGCATAAAATCTCTTTGTGAGCGGGTCGCCCAACCGGATCCATCCGTTTACCGGATCAGGGCCAGTTTGTTCTGGGGAATGGGCACGCCTTTGCTGATGCCGCCCCGGGTGTAAAACCATTCAATGCCTTTGTCCGGATTGTACGCAGCCAGGGTCACTGGATAATACAAAGAGATGGCCGGCAGTTCCCGGGCATAGACGGCCTGGATCTCAAATACCAGGCGTTTTCGTTTTTCCGGGTCCATCTCCGTCATCTGGGCATCCATCAGGGCATTGAGTTCCGGGCAGGTATCATACCGGGCGCTGTTCACGGACCCGCCTCCGTAGATGGAAGCAGTCATTTCATTGAGCACTTTGGGATCCCCGGAAATACCGCCGTGGCCGGACACGGCCAGATCGAAATCCCAGTTTTTCACCCGGCTGTCCGTGGTGGTCTGCTCCTGGTTCACCAGGGTGACGTGAATGCCGATATCCCTGAGCTGCCGGGCAATGATCTCTCCGTCCCGGTCAGACACACTTTCCCCGGCCACCGTGAGATTGGAGGCGATCAGCTCCAGGGCCAGGGGGTGCCCGTCTTTATGAAACACCCCGTCCGGCCCCGGGGTCCAGCCCAGATCCGTCATGATTTGCCGGGCTTTTTCCGGGTTGTAAGGATAGTCCGGCGTGTCCGGGTTGTACATCTCATGATCCACGCTCAGCAGACCGTAGGAGGCGGGTGTGCCGAATCCCCGGTGGGATTTGTCGATGATCTCCTGGGGATCGATGGCATAGGCCAGGGCCTGCCGGAAATTTCGGTCATCAAAAGGGGGTCTGGTGTGGTTGATCATCAGCTTCTTGTTCCAGCCCCGCTCGTTTTCAATCACGGTCAGCCCTTTTTTTTCCAGGGATGCGGCCATGTCCGGCTGGATATTGGCCAGGTCTGCCTGGCCCGTGACCAGGGACATCAGGGCTTTGGACGTGCGTACATAAATCAGGCGCTGTTTTTTCGGGGTTCCCTGGTAATAGGGTTCAAATGCCTCGAACAGATAGGTGCCCTGGGTTTTATCGAAATCCTTGAACACATAAGGCCCGCTGCCCACCATGCAGGCGGAATCGATGCAGGACTCCGGCTCAGTGATTTTTTGCCATACATGTTTGGGGATCACGGGCATGGTGCCCCCGATATCCGACAGAAACGGGGCATAGGGCTTTGACAGATAAATGGTCACGGTATGATCATCCAGGGCTTTGGCCCGGTCCACGGCATCAATGGAAATCCACGGGTACGGGTGCTGCTGAAAATAAGCAAGGGTGAACACCACATCATGGGCCGTGACGGGCGTGCCGTCATGCCACAGGGCCGCCGGGTCCAGATGAAAAGTAAATGCCAGGTGTTGCGGATCATAGGCCCAGTCCTTGGCCAGACCCGGCACATATCCTTTCTGATCCTTCCACACCAGGGTGTCAAATACCCAGGACATGCGGATATACCCGGGTCCCCGGGGATAATGCCGGAACGGGGTGGGATATCCCCAGTCCCCTTTGCCGTCGGCAATGCGGATGTCATGATCATCCGCCCATACGGGACCGGAAAAACCTGAAAAAAGAATGCCTGCGGCAATCAGCACCCAAACGGCCCACCTTTTCAGGGACCCGGCAGAAATTTTGTCCGTTACAGGCGGAAGAAGCGGGGTTTGGATGTTGTGGACGGTCCGGTCAAGTAACGCCATATCACACTCCTTATATGAAAAAAAAACCATGAAAACAACATCCCGGTTCCGGGACATGCCTTCATGGCAGCGGGTTTTACATATAGTGACAAAAAAATTTCTCGTTTTTTCTTCAGGCTTCATGCCTGTATTGTGCCAGCTTACATATCAGAACCGGCCGGAAAATAACAGTCTTTTTTTATATGTTGTGTCCAGGGTGATTTCAATTGATCGGGTCAGGGAATTGCGATATATTTCTGATAATCAAAACAAGGTGGTTTAAAAAGGAACAAAATAAATGGAAAAAACCGATCCCCGGTACGGGGCATATCTGAACATCCTAAAAGAAGAACTGGTGCCGGCCATGGGATGCACCGAACCCATTGCCGTGGCCTATGCCGCAGCCCGGGCCGCCACAGTGCTCAAAGATCTGCCGGACCGGGTCACCATTCAGGCCAGCGACAATATCGTTAAAAACGTCAAAAGTGTGGTGGTGCCCAATACCGGAGGACTGCGTGGCATTGCCGCGGCAGCCGCGGCCGGGATTGCCGCTGGAAATGCTGATGACATGCTGGAAGTGATCGCCCATGTGGATGAAGCCGGCAAACAGCGGATCCGGCAGTTTCTGAAAACCTGTGATATTCAGGTGTTACCGCTGACCACCGACATTTTGTTTGATCTGAAAGTCACGGTTTTCAAAGGATCGTCCCGGGCCATGGTTCAGATTTCCCATTTTCACACCAATATCGTTCGGATCGAAAATGACGGCGATATTATGTACCAAAACCAGGATTGTGACGAAGTCAACACCACGGTACTCACGGACCGGACCCTGCTCAATGTCGAGGATATTGTGGATTTTGCCTCTTCAGTGACCCTTTCCGAAGTTGACACCCTGCTGCAGAAAATGGTGGATCTCAACATGGCCATTGCCGAGCAGGGAGTATCCGGGACCTGGGGGGCCAATATCGGCAAAGTCCTGATGGAAGTGTGGGGGGATGACATCAAGGTCAGGGCCAAAGCCATGGCCGCCGGCGGGTCCGACGCCCGCATGAGCGGATGTGAACTCCCCGTGATGATCGTATCGGGTTCGGGCAACCAGGGCATCACGGCATCCGTGCCCGTGGTGGTGTATGGGAAGCATTTGGGCGTGGATCCAGACACCTTGTTCCGGGCCCTGCTGGTCTCCTGTCTGGTGACCATTCACCAGAAAACCGGCATCGGCCGGCTGTCCGCCTACTGCGGGGCCGTGAGCGCGGGGGTGGGGGCCGGGGCCGGGATCTCCTGGCTCCACGGGGGCCGGTACCGGGAGATCGCCCACACCATTGTCAATGCCCTGGCCATGGTGTCCGGCATCATCTGTGACGGGGCCAAACCCTCGTGCGCCGCCAAGATCGCCATGTCTGTGGAAGCCGGACTTCTGGGGTTTTTCATGTTCCAGAAAGGCAAACAGTTTTACGGCGGGGACGGGATCGTGAAAAAAGGCGTGGAAAATACCATTGTCAACATCGGGCGCCTGGGCCGGGACGGCATGCGGGAAACCGACCGGGAGATAATCCGCATGATGCTGGGACACTAAATTTTTTCTTATGTAATGAAGGGTTTTATGACCCTTGACGATTGTTAACCTGAAATTCAAGGAGGTTCTCATGTCCAACCAGGAAAGCAAATGCCCGGTAACGGGTCAATCTTCCAGCCAGGTGGCCGGCGGGGGCACATCCAACCGGGACTGGTGGCCCAACCAGCTCAACTTGAAAATTTTGCACCAGCATTCCGCCAAAAGCAATCCCATGGGCGAAGATTTCAACTATGCCGAAGCATTCAAGACACTGGATCTTGACGCCGTTAAAAAAGACCTTTTTGCATTGATGACCGACTCCCAGGAGTGGTGGCCCGCGGATTACGGCCACTACGGGGGATTGTTCATCCGGATGGCATGGCACAGCGCCGGCACCTACCGCATGGGAGACGGCCGGGGGGGCGGCGGCACGGGCAACCAGCGGTTTGCCCCGCTCAACAGCTGGCCGGACAATGTCAGCCTTGACAAGGCCCGCCGTCTGCTCTGGCCCATCAAGCAGAAATACGGAAGAAAAATTTCCTGGGCCGATCTCATGATCCTGGCCGGGAACTGCGCATTGGAATCCATGGGATTCAAAACCTTTGGATTTGCCGGGGGCCGGGTGGACATCTGGGAACCGGAAGAAGATGTTTACTGGGGATCGGAAGAGGAATGGCTGGCCACCAGTGACAAGCCCAAAAGCCGGTACTCCGGGGACCGGGACCTGGAAAATCCCCTGGCCGCCGTGCAGATGGGCCTGATCTATGTGAACCCGGAAGGTCCGGACGGAAATCCGGATCCCGTGGCATCAGGCAAGGATGTCCGGGAGACCTTTGCCCGCATGGCCATGAATGACGAAGAAACCGTGGCCCTGGTGGCCGGTGGCCATACGTTCGGCAAATGCCACGGTGCCGGACCCGCCTCCCACTTAGGACCTGAACCGGAAGCCGCGCCTCTTGAGCAGCAGGGCCTGGGCTGGAAGAGCAGTTTTGGTACGGGCAAGGGCGGGGACGCCATCACCAGCGGCATTGAAGGAGCCTGGAAACCCAATCCCACGAAATGGGATATGGGGTATCTGAAAGTGCTGTTCAAATACGACTGGGAACTGGTGAAAAGCCCGGCCGGTGCCAATCAGTGGCTGGCCAGGGATGTGGATGACCAGGACATGGTGGTGGATGCCCATGATCCAGGCAAAAAACACCGGCCCATGATGACCACGGCCGACCTGTCTTTGAAATTTGACCCCGTGTATGAGAAGATCGCCCGGCACTACCTGGAAAACCCGGAAGAATTTGCCGATGCCTTTGCCAGGGGCTGGTTCAAGCTGACCCACCGGGATATGGGTCCGCGATCCCGGTACCTGGGGCCGGAAGTGCCGGCCGAGGAACTGATCTGGCAGGATCCGATGCCTGAAGTCGATCATGACCTGATCGATGCATCGGATATCGCCGACCTCAAGGCCAAGATTCTGGCGACCGGGCTGCCTGTGTCCCAGC
This region includes:
- the katG gene encoding catalase/peroxidase HPI, yielding MSNQESKCPVTGQSSSQVAGGGTSNRDWWPNQLNLKILHQHSAKSNPMGEDFNYAEAFKTLDLDAVKKDLFALMTDSQEWWPADYGHYGGLFIRMAWHSAGTYRMGDGRGGGGTGNQRFAPLNSWPDNVSLDKARRLLWPIKQKYGRKISWADLMILAGNCALESMGFKTFGFAGGRVDIWEPEEDVYWGSEEEWLATSDKPKSRYSGDRDLENPLAAVQMGLIYVNPEGPDGNPDPVASGKDVRETFARMAMNDEETVALVAGGHTFGKCHGAGPASHLGPEPEAAPLEQQGLGWKSSFGTGKGGDAITSGIEGAWKPNPTKWDMGYLKVLFKYDWELVKSPAGANQWLARDVDDQDMVVDAHDPGKKHRPMMTTADLSLKFDPVYEKIARHYLENPEEFADAFARGWFKLTHRDMGPRSRYLGPEVPAEELIWQDPMPEVDHDLIDASDIADLKAKILATGLPVSQLVYTAWASAATFRGSDFRGGANGARIRLAPQKDWEVNQPEQLAKVLNTLEEVKDAFNNAQTGNKKVSLADLIVLGGCAAVEQAAKNAGYDITVPFAPGRTDATDAQTDADSFSVLEPKADAFRNYLQAKFSVKAEELMIDRAQLLTLTAPEMTVLVGGLRVLNANFDQSAHGVFTDKPETLTNDFFKNLLDMGTQWSAVSDDEDLFEGRDRKTKEKKWTATRVDLIFGANSQLRALAEVYACADAGEKFVTDFVAAWDKVMNLDRFDLAKS
- a CDS encoding ABC transporter substrate-binding protein codes for the protein MALLDRTVHNIQTPLLPPVTDKISAGSLKRWAVWVLIAAGILFSGFSGPVWADDHDIRIADGKGDWGYPTPFRHYPRGPGYIRMSWVFDTLVWKDQKGYVPGLAKDWAYDPQHLAFTFHLDPAALWHDGTPVTAHDVVFTLAYFQQHPYPWISIDAVDRAKALDDHTVTIYLSKPYAPFLSDIGGTMPVIPKHVWQKITEPESCIDSACMVGSGPYVFKDFDKTQGTYLFEAFEPYYQGTPKKQRLIYVRTSKALMSLVTGQADLANIQPDMAASLEKKGLTVIENERGWNKKLMINHTRPPFDDRNFRQALAYAIDPQEIIDKSHRGFGTPASYGLLSVDHEMYNPDTPDYPYNPEKARQIMTDLGWTPGPDGVFHKDGHPLALELIASNLTVAGESVSDRDGEIIARQLRDIGIHVTLVNQEQTTTDSRVKNWDFDLAVSGHGGISGDPKVLNEMTASIYGGGSVNSARYDTCPELNALMDAQMTEMDPEKRKRLVFEIQAVYARELPAISLYYPVTLAAYNPDKGIEWFYTRGGISKGVPIPQNKLALIR
- a CDS encoding L-cysteine desulfidase family protein, whose translation is MEKTDPRYGAYLNILKEELVPAMGCTEPIAVAYAAARAATVLKDLPDRVTIQASDNIVKNVKSVVVPNTGGLRGIAAAAAAGIAAGNADDMLEVIAHVDEAGKQRIRQFLKTCDIQVLPLTTDILFDLKVTVFKGSSRAMVQISHFHTNIVRIENDGDIMYQNQDCDEVNTTVLTDRTLLNVEDIVDFASSVTLSEVDTLLQKMVDLNMAIAEQGVSGTWGANIGKVLMEVWGDDIKVRAKAMAAGGSDARMSGCELPVMIVSGSGNQGITASVPVVVYGKHLGVDPDTLFRALLVSCLVTIHQKTGIGRLSAYCGAVSAGVGAGAGISWLHGGRYREIAHTIVNALAMVSGIICDGAKPSCAAKIAMSVEAGLLGFFMFQKGKQFYGGDGIVKKGVENTIVNIGRLGRDGMRETDREIIRMMLGH
- a CDS encoding ABC transporter permease; the protein is MQASDRHTWLTPVLAYLAAALILAFLSHSLPRMLPGDFVTAMYGASDVTLTAEQAADLRALYQDDSGFTAFLGRVFCLDWGYSYAFQAPVAALFFDALPWTLVLMGTAHVLSSILGFVLGVEAAWRRGTRTEKAGVGLMTVLEGIPELCSGVLLLLVFALNLGWFPAAGAQTAYADHTFVQQAADRLHHLALPLTTLVLAYFPGNFLLARAGMVMVMKSPFVLTARAKGLPPLRVRYAHAARNALLPLVTRFGLRFAFMITGALVVETLFSYPGLGTLLFNAIAMRDLPLIQGIVLAASIMVLGINLALEFIYILLDPRVAHAS